The genomic DNA GATCAACGATCTCATCAACTCGGGAAAATTGCCCCGTCCCCGTCGTGGAATACGGGTATGGATCGGGTCTGAGATTTATGGCTCGATTGCATTTGCCGGGCATAATCTCGAACGTCTTCAGAAGAAAACGGTCGCCGCGGTTTCCTGCGATGACGGCGCCGGGGATTACGACCTCATGACCTCGGCGGTGACCCTCGTCATGAATCCGAACTGCTGCCCTACCTGTACCGATGCCGTTATCACCGAAATCGCACGCCGATACTACTCGAAATACCAACCGGACCGGCTGTTCAAGACAGTTCCCTATCAGATGGCGGACACGTTTTTCTGCGAGCCGATGATCGGGGTGCCGACAAACTGGATTTATCCGAGGACGGGAGGAACGCTCCACCACAATTCGAGCGATACCATCGAAAAGGTCGATGTTCGTTCGCTCCGCGACATGAGTATACTCGCCGCGCTGTACCTCTATTACCTCGCCGATGCGGATTTCGATCAGGTTCCGTTCATGACCGATCTCACGTTCAGCAGGGGATTGAATGTCATCGCGGACAAATCGACGGAATTGAATACACGCCTCCGTACCGCGCGTGACGGCGCCGAGCTTGGGAAAATGCTCGCCGATGGAACGGAAATCATCAATTACTATGCCGGTCTGCAAGGCAGAGCTGTTGAGAATATCGTACGGTTTGTCGCCCCTGACCGTAAGGCGCAGGCACAGCAGTACCTTGACCGTTATGCAAGCGACCTGAAGGAATACGGCGCTCTGCTCGCGCAGCAGTTTACGGAGAGAGTCAACGAGGAAGCCAGGGCCGGATCGGTAAAGATTATCCCTTATAAAGCGCCTGACGGCATCTGGGAGCGCGAGGCTGCATCCATTATTCCGAAACGGTCGATAATCGTATCGCTTTCACTGTCCGGCATACCACCGGAGGAATGGGTGGAGGTATCGGGCCTGCCGCGCTGGTGGTCCGCAAACGACTGGGCATCGTCATCGTACTGGTGGGTAGATGGAAAGAGGAATCTCAATGAAATCAGGAAGTTATGCGAGCTTGAGGCGGGCATCCCTGTCCGGAATTTCGACCTCATTAAATACTACAGGTTTTTGGAACAGCATGATCTCGTGGAATTCGTG from bacterium includes the following:
- a CDS encoding M28 family peptidase encodes the protein MKSVIRTVIMILLAIPAYSGFVHPAELDDLLSVMSHEISGSRTRDYTMRLWQYDKWSTLPMWKKSSEEVKTIMEERGFDEAKLVETPADGVTRVGDWINPLGWDARDATLEVIEPANLPDEYRYLCNYRDNPTSLGCWSAPMPPEGIEAELVVLERSNPELLKTLDARGKIILVSSNSRGLKRYLDRYGILGIVSDQIEGHSRDSVNENNWLNGWSDIPGGWLMIDSDSKKNIRFSISQNKANYLRNLIRQGKKVRVRAKVDSRYYTDDTLPYTTGFVRGSGSEGEEVLASAHNHEWGASDNAAGSAAILEAVGTINDLINSGKLPRPRRGIRVWIGSEIYGSIAFAGHNLERLQKKTVAAVSCDDGAGDYDLMTSAVTLVMNPNCCPTCTDAVITEIARRYYSKYQPDRLFKTVPYQMADTFFCEPMIGVPTNWIYPRTGGTLHHNSSDTIEKVDVRSLRDMSILAALYLYYLADADFDQVPFMTDLTFSRGLNVIADKSTELNTRLRTARDGAELGKMLADGTEIINYYAGLQGRAVENIVRFVAPDRKAQAQQYLDRYASDLKEYGALLAQQFTERVNEEARAGSVKIIPYKAPDGIWEREAASIIPKRSIIVSLSLSGIPPEEWVEVSGLPRWWSANDWASSSYWWVDGKRNLNEIRKLCELEAGIPVRNFDLIKYYRFLEQHDLVEFVK